The Toxoplasma gondii ME49 chromosome III, whole genome shotgun sequence genome includes a window with the following:
- a CDS encoding P-type ATPase PMA1 (encoded by transcript TGME49_252640~Gene product name based on ToxoDB Community Expert Annotation. PMID: 11223136.~Predicted trans-membrane domain (TMHMM2.0):176-196:349-372:395-418:759-782:785-803:823-846:874-894:914-937:951-971), with product MATVSSEKGALLPKKASGQLPSSITGRPRFKNTTLQRDGAPNAGTPTEHSYQKLTTAGGSIELHSGASVKSVTGTGQNVVDGTAGLTSGVQRVLSNEKASEGAHSSERGARVMDEASRRAAELEAAADKLEQTETVTVNYDTRGLTSDQVADLRKKYGWNEVKPHQVPEWFKVLKKYLSLVPMLLIVAALFSVCVVEDNMRDWFSFALLLFLNNSMVWADYIGQRSAHNAIAAVEKLGAPVCQVKRDGQWQNRQVRDLVPGDVVHLKAGVIMPADGVFVTKGTTITVDESALTGESVPIRKRPGAPLLSGSVVDRGEGEMLVTKTGNDSFYGKTLSLLARAERQGYLETVLHRTSLFITFVASCCAAFLFFWQSFNSDWKLIIPERRYLIALKHAFILIASVAPAAMPVVTTTVLSVGALIITKQNAAVSRLSAIEEAAGVVILFSDKTGTLTKNQLSLFKEESMIEPGYDEETMLLYASLCSDTQEPEPIDRTINAAADMTERAKYQILEYVPFNPVDKRTEATVVSPEGKKFITTKGAPHVIRDLVCYEDQKLREQLNELILNKAKRGLRTLGVAVKPVPDGVAGDAPRWKLVGYLSLFDPPREDTAATIQRANELGIRVIMVTGDQQAIAVETARQLHMGTNIVGPEIWKEEKETGLVQGKALAEFIETVDGFAGVFPEHKYAIVNAMMDAHKLVAMTGDGVNDAPALKRATIGIAVSGATQAARAAADIILFAPGLKTIITVMSLSRQIFKRVESYIIFRIYTSLIILGMWWGCIVILRYQFPSWTLVLMSMINDFVLMSCSRDRVASSTSPMIWSMLRVICLSTWLGFLATVSILLYVVFADPSHCVNWWPRWGLPKFTPDWPLPVSEHFMSYQTNAGVWLLMTVLIQFSFQSVRTRGLFCRYNENNQFPALVIIIPQICAVVVTIFLSIYWKIAWRPGSGPRMVGINWGQAWVTIFWGILWFFVMDATKIGFYKYAWPVITRNVVYKSIAETACQREIENNNVASKVMQNTVHFLEERERNVEKLEEKVEDAFLAAVTDAGELVKNDHGKSHIDRKEHKVSPEPGKTSTEDEVSLPRKDANSFVVSITSEEGACRTGFDDADAGTAKHRVAVDQKNREVSRSSGKTSIPLHPDVGKGCAVPSITR from the exons ATGGCAACCGTCTCCAGTGAGAAGGGGGCACTTCTCCCCAAGAAAGCCAGCGGCCAGCTGCCGTCGTCCATCACTGGGCGTCCTCGTTTTAAAAACACCACACTGCAGCGGGATGGAGCGCCTAACGCCGGAACGCCGACCGAGCATTCATATCAAAAACTCACAACAGCAGGAGGCTCCATTGAATTGCATTCGGGTGCGAGTGTAAAGTCTGTAACAGGTACTGGTCAAAATGTGGTAGATGGAACAGCTGGATTAACCTCTGGCGTGCAGCGGGTGCTTAGCAacgagaaagcaagtgaAGGAGCTCACTCAAGCGAACGAGGCGCACGAGTGATGGACGAAGCGAGCAGAAGGGCAGCAGAACtcgaagcagcagcagacaaGTTGGAGCAAACAGAGACGGTAACCGTAAACTACGACACACGAGGCCTGACGTCGGACCAAGTTGCGGACCTCAGAAAGAAATATGGCTGGAATGAAGTGAAGCCCCACCAG GTGCCTGAATGGTTCAAAGTGTTGAAGAAATACCTCTCCCTTGTGCCCATGTTGTTGATCGTCGCGGCTCTTTTCTCAGTCTGCGTGGTGGAGGACAACATGCGCGACtggttttctttcgctcttcttctctttctgaaCAACTCAATGGTCTGGGCCGATTATATTGGGCAGCGGTCCGCACATAACGCCATTGCAGCTGTTGAGAAGTTGGGCGCCCCGGTGTGTCAGGTGAAGAGAGATGGACAGTGGCAGAATCGACAGGTGCGCGATCTCGTGCCAGGAGACGTTGTTCATCTTAAGGCGGGCGTGATCATGCCAGCTGACGGAGTGTTTGTGACCAAAGGGACGACCATCACTGTTGACGAATCTGCTCTGACAGGAGAATCTGTGCCTATCCGAAAGCGTCCGGGGGCGCCACTTCTCTCGGGGTCCGTGGTAGACAGGGGCGAGGGGGAAATGCTTGTAACTAAGACAGGCAACGACTCTTTCTATGGCAAAACGTTGTCGTTGCTAGCGCGCGCTGAGCGACAAGGCTACCTTGAAACCGTTCTGCATAGGACGTCGCTGTTCATCACCTTCGTCGCCAGCTGCTGTGccgcgttcctcttcttctggcaGTCCTTTAATTCCGATTGGAAATTGATTATCCCTGAAAGGCGTTATCTGATTGCGCTGAAGCACGCATTCATCTTGATCGCATCTGTCGCGCCGGCAGCTATGCCTGTAGTTACGACGACGGTTTTGTCAGTTGGAGCTCTGATCATTACGAAACAGAATGCAGCTGTTTCTCGATTGTCTGCAATCGAGGAGGCAGCTGGCGTCGTGATTCTATTTAGTGACAAGACGGGGACTTTGACGAAAAACCAGCTTTCCCTTTTCAAAGAGGAGTCCATGATAGAGCCCGGCTACGACGAGGAAACTATGCTTCTCTACGCAAGCCTCTGCAGTGATACGCAGGAGCCAGAACCTATAGACCGAACAATCAATGCGGCTGCCGATATGACAGAGCGAGCAAAGTATCAAATTCTTGAGTATGTACCTTTCAACCCTGTGGACAAGAGAACTGAGGCGACTGTAGTAAGCCCTGAAGGGAAGAAGTTCATTACTACAAAGGGTGCTCCCCACGTTATCAGGGACCTCGTCTGCTACGAAGACCAGAAACTGCGTGAGCAGCTGAACGAACTCATTTTGAATAAAGCAAAGCGGGGGCTGAGGACTCTTGGAGTTGCAGTGAAACCCGTCCCCGATGGTGTGGCTGGTGACGCGCCGCGCTGGAAGCTTGTCGGGTACTTATCGCTGTTCGACCCTCCTCGTGAAGACACTGCCGCAACTATCCAGAGGGCAAACGAATTGGGTATTCGTGTAATAATGGTAACTGGCGATCAACAGGCCATTGCTGTTGAGACTGCCAGACAGCTGCACATGGGCACAAACATCGTCGGCCCAGAAAtatggaaagaagagaaggagactggCCTGGTACAAGGGAAAGCTCTTGCCGAATTTATTGAAACTGTTGATGGATTCGCTGGCGTTTTCCCAGAACATAAGTACGCAATAGTGAATGCGATGATGGATGCGCACAAGCTAGTAGCAATGACAGGTGATGGAGTGAACGATGCTCCAGCATTGAAACGAGCGACTATTGGTATCGCGGTTAGCGGCGCAACTCAAGCAGCGAGGGCAGCAGCAGACATCATTCTGTTTGCACCTGGCCTGAAGACAATCATCACTGTCATGTCTCTGTCGAGACAAATCTTCAAACGCGTTGAATCCTACATTATTTTCCGCATATACACTAGCTTGATCATTTTGGGCATGTGGTGGGGATGTATAGTAATTTTGCGGTATCAGTTTCCATCCTGGACTTTGGTTCTCATGTCAATGATTAATGACTTTGTCTTGATGAGTTGCTCTCGCGATCGAGTTGCGAGTTCCACCTCACCCATGATCTGGTCAATGCTGAGGGTAATTTGCCTCTCCACTTGGCTTGGTTTTCTAGCGACAGTCTCTATTCTGCTCTACGTTGTATTCGCAGATCCGTCACACTGTGTCAACTGGTGGCCCCGATGGGGATTACCAAAGTTCACTCCTGATTGGCCTCTCCCGGTTTCTGAACACTTCATGAGCTACCAAACAAATGCTGGTGTATGGCTTTTGATGACTGTCCTCATCCAGTTCTCGTTTCAGAGTGTTCGAACACGAGGCCTATTTTGTAGGTACAACGAGAATAACCAGTTCCCGGCCCTCGTTATCATTATTCCCCAAATTTGTGCTGTGGTGGTGACAATATTCCTTTCAATTTACTGGAAGATCGCATGGAGGCCCGGGTCGGGACCACGTATGGTGGGAATCAATTGGGGTCAAGCGTGGGTCACGATCTTCTGGGGCATCCTATGGTTTTTTGTAATGGATGCCACCAAGATCGGCTTCTACAAGTATGCGTGGCCAGTGATAACACGAAATGTAGTGTACAAATCTATAGCTGAGACCGCCTGCCAGCGGGAGATCGAGAACAACAACGTCGCGTCGAAAGTAATGCAGAATACGGTGCATTTTCTGGAGGAGCGCGAGCGTAATGTGGAAAAGCTtgaagagaaagtggaagacgcTTTTCTTGCTGCAGTAACGGATGCCGGTGAGCTTGTCAAGAATGACCATGGGAAAAGTCACATTGACAGAAAGGAGCACAAAGTATCGCCTGAGCCAGGGAAAACAAGCACCGAGGACGAAGTCTCGCTGCCGAGGAAGGACGCGAATTCCTTCGTTGTTTCAATCACTAGTGAAGAGGGAGCGTGCCGGACCGGCTTCGACGATGCCGATGCTGGCACTGCGAAACACCGAGTCGCCGTGGACCAGAAAAATAGGGAAGTGTCGCGCTCATCCGGGAAAACCAGTATCCCGCTGCACCCGGATGTCGGAAAAGGATGCGCGGTTCCTTCGATCACGCGTTGA